The Peribacillus sp. FSL P2-0133 genome has a segment encoding these proteins:
- the queG gene encoding tRNA epoxyqueuosine(34) reductase QueG, producing the protein MDMNSFKQEVILYSKKIGIDKIGFTSATAFTELKGRLIRQQELDYQSGFEETDIEKRVRPELIFDKPQSIISIALAYPSKLKDAPQSTKSERRGIFCRASWGTDYHTVLRNRLQLLENFIKDKVPGALTKSMVDTGELSDRAVAERAGIGWSGKNSMIITPEFGSYVYLGDMITNLPFEPDQPMEDQCGTCNKCVDVCPTGALVQGGQLNSKRCIAFLTQTKGFLPDEFRTKIGNRLYGCDTCQTVCPKNKGMDFHFHEEMEPDPELAKPLLKPLLTISNRDFKEKYGHVSGSWRGKKPIQRNSILALAHFKDETALPQLIQVMKEDPRPVIRGTAAWAVGKIGREQAVSILEEARMKETDEEVLAEIEKGLQFTLETK; encoded by the coding sequence ATGGATATGAACTCATTCAAGCAAGAAGTGATTTTATATAGTAAGAAAATCGGCATTGATAAAATCGGCTTTACATCGGCCACGGCTTTTACCGAATTGAAAGGTCGGCTGATACGCCAACAGGAGCTGGATTATCAGTCAGGGTTTGAAGAAACCGATATAGAAAAGAGGGTAAGGCCTGAATTGATATTCGATAAACCGCAATCCATCATTTCGATTGCGCTTGCTTATCCTTCGAAATTGAAGGATGCTCCGCAAAGTACAAAAAGTGAGCGACGCGGGATCTTTTGCAGGGCTTCTTGGGGAACGGATTATCATACCGTTCTTCGAAATAGATTGCAGTTACTTGAGAATTTCATTAAAGATAAAGTGCCAGGGGCATTGACGAAATCCATGGTTGATACGGGTGAATTATCAGATAGGGCAGTGGCTGAGCGTGCGGGAATTGGCTGGAGTGGAAAAAACAGTATGATCATCACTCCGGAATTCGGGTCTTATGTATATTTGGGGGACATGATTACCAACCTGCCATTTGAACCTGATCAACCGATGGAAGATCAATGCGGGACATGCAATAAATGTGTCGATGTTTGTCCGACTGGTGCGCTCGTTCAGGGCGGGCAGCTAAATTCCAAGCGTTGCATTGCATTCTTAACGCAGACAAAAGGTTTCCTTCCGGATGAGTTCAGGACGAAAATAGGCAATCGTTTGTATGGGTGTGATACATGCCAGACAGTTTGTCCGAAAAACAAAGGAATGGATTTTCATTTCCATGAAGAGATGGAACCCGACCCAGAGCTGGCGAAACCGCTGTTGAAACCACTGCTTACGATTTCAAACCGGGACTTTAAAGAGAAATACGGCCATGTATCTGGCTCTTGGCGTGGTAAAAAGCCAATCCAACGAAATTCGATTTTAGCATTGGCCCACTTCAAAGATGAAACGGCATTGCCCCAATTGATACAGGTCATGAAGGAAGATCCAAGGCCCGTAATCCGGGGAACGGCGGCTTGGGCAGTAGGGAAAATTGGCCGGGAGCAGGCCGTTTCCATTCTGGAAGAAGCAAGAATGAAGGAAACGGATGAAGAGGTACTAGCGGAAATTGAGAAAGGACTGCAGTTTACCTTGGAAACAAAATGA